TTTGACCAAAAACCTAAATGTGACACCTGAAACAacaaaacttctagaagaaaatgtaaCCAGTACTTATATTTTAATAGGCTCCATATTTGAAAGTTAGGTCCTGAATATCAAATAACTGTTTATGTTAATCAACCATACAAAGTTCTTATATTGTGAGATCTAGATATAAATTTCATTTCACAGGATGTTCCTGGAGATTTCAGATTGTTTCACTGTATTTTGAgcataataataacaataacaacaataaaataataacaatataaatcTATCTTCAAATTCTGTACATGAAATAGATGAGAAACATATAAATGTACAGATATAAATAGAAATGCATACTTGAAAACattgtatttacatttctttttggaaaataagaaaagactgatttttgccccagtgtaggggaatgccagggctgagaggcaggagtggttgggcAGGTAGGTGAGCATGCCCATAGAAGAGGGGgcgtggggtgggatgggatagggtgtttccaggggaaactgggaaaggagataacatttgaaatgtaaataaataaaatattcaatgaaaaaagaaaaaaaagaaaagactgactttatacatttttataaactgaagtaTAAGTGTCTAATGTTATAAACATATTTAAGTGTATGAGGTAGAATATTGTTTAAATTATCAATTATGTACATGACAAGTTTATTATGACCTTAGTCTAGAATCCTTGCCTTAGATACAAAGCATACAATCATATATGCTTCTAAGAATTAACACAACAAGTGATTTATTAGCTCTGTGGTATGAAAAAATCACATGACTTCTCACCAAGTGTTGACCCTGTCACTGCTGCTTATGTACAGCAGTCCTGAAGCATAATGAACTAACCAAAAACTTACTCCCTGATATTTTTCATCTCATTCTATGTTCTGTAACAAAATAGATCTTTTTGTtaattcttgttcttgttctatTTGTGGAATCTTTAAAGTATTCTTGTGAGTAAACAAATACTCTCATGTAATTATCTCTAATGGAAGCAATTGCTGTGGTCCCAACTCTCCTGTGGGTCTCCTGGTCACTACAGTCCAATGACGTCAATTCACAATTAGTTTCTAATAACTGCAGTGGCTTTTTATATATCTCTGTGTTGATGACAGTAATAGTCTGAAAACTTGAGGGTGAAAATTGAAGTTTAGAAAGTCATGGGAGTCCTGCCTTTGTTACCTATTTATTGGCTCTTACAGAATTATGATGCTCTTCTCTGTTGCTtgtaaaagaaaagggagacGAGTGCTGCTTCCTGGACCTATAGATAAGTCAGGAGAGATGTTCTTATGACATGTAAGTAAATGTATACACTTATAGATGCAACACAGATGTAGAAATATTCCTTGCAGATGACATattatagatttaaatttttgGAGGATTCTGAAAATTATAATTTAGTATTTTGAATGGAAGCACAATATATCTAAAGTTAGACTAAGTTCCTGGCAATTTCTATAACAGAATTATTTTGAAACTTTGTTGCCATAAGTCAGACTCTTGACCATCCAAGTTTTCCCCCAGCTCCTTAGAACTCCCACATCCAGATACATTTCATTCACTTAAATACAGCCACTGGTGGTTACAGAAATAACCTATTACttgggtgtttttctttttaaaataaagcttttgtTATCTCTAGAGTGATTTACAACGACTAAATTTTTTCCCTTTGTTAATGAGTTTAGTACATTATAGGTTAACCACATATGCCTTTCAGTGTAATATAAGCAAagtgttttttttctgtattttctcaaaaacaatgtATCAATCAGTGTCCACTAACAGCAAGTGTGATATGCCTGATCTGTCTTTAGTtacaaattaaaaagacaaaatgttgAAAAGTAGGTGAAAGATGCATATGTGAAACAGAAATATTCATGAGACCTGTAGACTATATATTCTTTCTCAATTCATCTATCAGTCCTAATATCTGAGTAATGAGAATTGGAGAGAGCGCTATACACTAAAATTTCAAACATTGAGGACCTGAAGATCACTGTGTTCAGCATACCCAGAGAGAtggatatttatttaaatattgtaatAATTGAAAGTCTGTTTTGTATAGGCACATCTAATTGGAAACACATTTTAGTATGATTTATGCCAGGCAAtgtgaaattatcaaataataattattatattaaattggGATACATCTTATCTAACACACTGTATCTAAGGAGTAATTATAAAATCTTAGAAATCATGGAGTTCTCACCTCAGTAATCATCTAAGAGGCAttttgatgggttttgtttttattttttctttttataagtatttaatatgtaaaattgATAAGTTCTTACAGGTTAAAAAGACCCAGGCTGGGTCACATAGGTGCTCAATATCATAATTACAATCTCACATGACATTGTTTGCATTCATCAATATAGAATTAATTATTTGCAGATAAAATGTGAACTCTTTCCATCTAACATATAATGTGcaagaaaaagaatacaattaATTGAGTAATCGATTTTTCTCAATAGTCAAGAAATGAATAATATGGGTCTATAATTTTTGTGGAGGCAGATATTAATCTATAACAATGCATAGCACTAggctttgaaagaatcaacacaTCTGTACTTATACACTAGTGAAATTAGAAAGGGATTATATGGTAAATACTGTTGAAGTCCATACTCCTACCAGCTTTATTTCAGACACTAAGTCTTATTATCCAATTTTCCCAAAGATTTTCAAGAGTTCCAGGAATCACTGACAGTGGAAGAAGTCAGTTTTGCAGAAGACTCAGAGAAGTTACTGGAGCCCAGTTCCTGGTTGAATCTACTAACATGATTGGATTGgatgttctcttttaaattttctgctcACAAACAGTTCTGTTAAACTGCCCTAAGGAGCTGCTGCTGATTCCTTCCTTCTTACTCTTCCTTATGGGGTGTATATAAAATCCCAGTAAGTTGTTTCTGCTTGTATTGCTTTTTCCTGCCAGTAAAGATCCAGTGTGACAGGAGTCTCAGAGTTGGATCTTCTAAAAACTAAGGCAAATGTTTaaaagctcagaaaaaaaaaaaagtggtgttTTCTCAAAATCAAACACATTGTATTATGTATTTTTCTATAGTATACTCTACTCCGACCCTACCACTTAAACAGTTCTGAATCCCTTGGTGCACTTGCTTCGATGGGATAAGAGGTAAAAACACAAATTAGTTCCTTGCTGGGTTCTGACAAGTTAGAGCCATGAAATACAAAATTATTCCCTGGATTTGTTTCTGGAAGATAACTAAGATTACTAGTCATTTTTGGCCATGTATGTAAATCACCCAGTGAAACCCAAGCAGAGATAAGAAATTAAGTAGTTATTGTCTAAGAAGACATTGGTATTCATAGTTGGCAGAGGCTGGAAGTAATAAGACACCTTTAAAGACGTGATTTAGATGAGAATGATCTTCAAATTGAGATAATACAGTGTTTCTTTGCAAATACTTTTGCAATTTACTTATTTCTGTGCATGTTTGCAAGCTATAGATCACTCATATAACTAAAAACAAGCTAAATGGGAGTAAATTCAGATAAAATAGGGCATATTACCTGTGCAGGAAAGAAAACCATTCTCAAATTATAAATTCCTACAGTACACAATCTTTCTAAACATGATTATTCTCAAGGCtcttcaaatgtgtgtgtgtgtgtgtgttccaaaattttttctttcattattaacACTAGCAGCTGTGTATGAAGAAGGTTACCATATCCCAGTTTTAGTTGACAGCAATATATGTATCAGATTTCTCCAGAAGGAGAAACTTCATGAGGAGCTGAGTGACAGGAAGAAAAGTTCTATGAAGTTCTCTATCTTCCACTTTTGCCAAGATTGTATATTTTACGTTACAGGATTTGTAattggagagacagagatgattTGTAGTTTCTAAGTGTGAAGATCCTTTTAATATACAAGCTAAAAGAGAAATCCATAGCTGCCTCTCTTTATGGCTACAAATGACATGAGCACATAGCATGTTTATGCAAGGGCAAATCCAGAAGTATATGCTCCATTgaattttcacaaagtgaacagaATCATCAGGTACAATAAGCAACAGAGTTACCAGGACTCGGTGTCCTTCCTGTCCTTTCCTATTCAAGGATGACTAGTGGCAGGTTTCTCAAAACCATGTAATCACTTTGTTTAATTTCAGGCTTTATATAGCTAGATCCATTCAACATTACATCACATTAGTTATGTAATTGTTCAGTAACTCAAGAAAATCCATGTATAGacacattaatatataaatatatactgtaattgagaaaggaagagaaaaaattttaactgatgtctattctattccattcagGTAACTGGAGGCAACTCTCTTCCAAAGTCAATGAATGAAACAAATTACTCTCGCGTGACAGAGTTTGTGCTGTTGGGTCTGTCTAGTTCAAAGGAGCTACAGCCTTTCCTGTTTCTCATATTTTCACTGCTGTACCTAGCAATACTGCTGGGCAACTTCCTCATCATNCTCACAGTGACTTCAGACTCACGACTTCATACCCCCATGTACTTTCTGCTTGCAAACCTGTCttttatagatatgtgtgtagCCTCTTTTGCTACCCCAAAAATGCTTGCTGACTTTCTGGTTGAACGAAAAACTATATCTTTTGAAGCATGCTTGGCTCAGATCTTCTTTGTTCATCTCTTTACTGGTGGTGAGATGGTACTTCTTGTATccatggcctatgatcgctatgttGCAATATGCAAGCCCCTCCACTACATGACAATCATGAGTCGCCGTGTGTGTATCATTCTAGTCATCATTTCCTGGTTTGTGGGTTTCATCCATACAACTAGCCAGTTGGCATTCACTGTTAACTTGCCATTTTGTGGTCCTAACCAGGTAGACAGTTTTTTCTGTGATCTCCCATTGGTGACCAAGCTAGCTTGCATAGACACTTACGTTGTGAGCTTGCTAATAGTTGCAGATAGTGGATTTCTATCCATGAGTTCATTTCTCCTCCTGGTGGTCTCCTACACTGTGATTCTCATTACTGTTAGGAATCGCTCCTCTGCTAGCATGGCCAAGGCCCGATCCACTCTAACTGCTCACATCACTGTAGTTGTACTATTCTTTGGACCATGCATCTTCATCTATGTGTGGCCCTTTAGCAGCTATTCAGTTGACAAAGTCCTTGCTGTGTTCTATACCATCTTCACACCCATTTTAAACCCAGTTATCTACACTCTGAGAAACAAGGAGGTGAAAGCAGCAATGTCAAAGCTGAAGGGTCGCTATCTGAAACCTGGACAGGTTTCTGCATTGGTAAGAAATGTTCTTTTCCtggaaacaaagtaaaattaCAGGACTAGCAGCAGTTTTATCTTCCCTCTAATGCATATCCTAAATGGAAGTGCCTTTACTTCTAAAGTTAGTTATTTAATATATAGGGCTGTTTAAAGGCTTACTACACATTTCATGAAATTTAACATTCCTTCACTTATTTTTGTTCTCTgcaattttttctattttctttgaaacTTATGATGGTTTTAAAATTGAAGTTTGTTTTTCATGTAAATGATGTTTTGGCATTTATTGAGTTGCAAATACATTTTGTCTTGTGTTTAGAAAATTTAGTTTATATTTACACTATCAAGTAAATTTGCTGTTTGTAAAGAATGTGATATATTTCACAAGAGAAGAATTGAAAACAAGAGTGATGATTCTTGCATTTTTGTAGTTCTATCTTCATTTTGTTCCTTCCATAATACCCTTTTTTGTGAATACCACGTGAAGACTGAAACTTAAGTTTACTTACAGTATTTTGCACTCCATGAATCTCTGTACAGAGTTTACTATTCAGCAGCAGGACCTACAGTACTTTGGTTTTATGTACAAATGAATCTAATTAAATAGACATTAATCACAATAGGTAAGACCACTCACAGACTGCTTTGGAAATctaaagacatttttaataaCATCAACTCCTGGAACTGATCTTTATATCTTATAGACAAAGCCCTGATACTGAGAAAAATTGATCCTTAGATATTACTAAAGCTTTATAATAACCAATAGTTCTTGCTATAGGTTATTTAATAGCCATGTTACTAGAACTACCCATTATTTAGCAGTTCACGATTTCCattaataaatgcaaaaaaatcatCTCATGCTTAATCCTAGATCAATTTTGGCTGAGGAATGTCGAAAGGCATTATCAATcacattgtataaataaatatttataagcacACATTAATATGATTCTGTCACATAAAcacttttctcttcatttagatTTTGGAGGTCATGAAAGGATTGCTACAGCAgattaggaaaagaaagaaagaaagagagagagagagagagagagagagagagagagagagagagagagagagagaaggggggaggg
The sequence above is drawn from the Mus pahari chromosome 8, PAHARI_EIJ_v1.1, whole genome shotgun sequence genome and encodes:
- the LOC110325521 gene encoding olfactory receptor 4K15, whose product is MNETNYSRVTEFVLLGLSSSKELQPFLFLIFSLLYLAILLGNFLIXLTVTSDSRLHTPMYFLLANLSFIDMCVASFATPKMLADFLVERKTISFEACLAQIFFVHLFTGGEMVLLVSMAYDRYVAICKPLHYMTIMSRRVCIILVIISWFVGFIHTTSQLAFTVNLPFCGPNQVDSFFCDLPLVTKLACIDTYVVSLLIVADSGFLSMSSFLLLVVSYTVILITVRNRSSASMAKARSTLTAHITVVVLFFGPCIFIYVWPFSSYSVDKVLAVFYTIFTPILNPVIYTLRNKEVKAAMSKLKGRYLKPGQVSALVRNVLFLETK